From Solwaraspora sp. WMMD1047, the proteins below share one genomic window:
- the bcpA gene encoding carboxyvinyl-carboxyphosphonate phosphorylmutase, translating into MTTHAHRFRELMNAPEILVVPSAYDALSAKVIEQTGFQAVHMTGSGTSASMLGLPDLGFTTTTEMAWNAKNITMAVDLPVIMDIDAGYGNAMNTWRCVREFERAGIVGGHLEDQVVPKRCGHLEGKRLISTEEMIGKIEAAVEAKTDPDWVLIARTDAREKLGLDEAIRRSREYVAAGADCIFLEAMLSVDEMKIVRDAIDAPLLANMVEGGKTPWLTAKELESIGYNLAIYPLSGWLAATSILRKMFAELRDTGTTQDFWDKYGLRMGFDELFEVFDYSRISELESRFVVRTDDE; encoded by the coding sequence ATGACGACTCACGCGCACCGCTTCCGCGAGCTGATGAACGCACCGGAGATCCTGGTCGTACCCAGCGCGTACGACGCCCTGTCCGCCAAGGTGATCGAGCAGACCGGCTTCCAGGCCGTGCACATGACCGGTTCCGGCACCTCGGCGAGCATGCTGGGTCTGCCCGACCTGGGGTTCACCACGACCACCGAGATGGCGTGGAACGCCAAGAACATCACGATGGCCGTGGACCTACCGGTCATCATGGACATCGACGCCGGTTACGGCAACGCGATGAACACCTGGCGGTGTGTACGGGAGTTCGAGCGGGCCGGCATCGTCGGTGGTCACCTGGAGGACCAGGTCGTGCCGAAGCGCTGCGGTCACCTGGAGGGCAAGCGGCTGATCAGCACCGAAGAGATGATCGGCAAGATCGAGGCGGCCGTGGAGGCCAAGACCGATCCGGACTGGGTGCTGATCGCGCGCACCGACGCCCGCGAGAAGCTGGGGCTGGACGAGGCGATCCGGCGTTCCCGGGAGTACGTGGCGGCCGGCGCGGACTGCATCTTCCTCGAGGCGATGCTCAGCGTCGACGAGATGAAGATCGTCCGGGACGCCATCGACGCGCCGCTGCTGGCCAACATGGTGGAAGGCGGCAAGACGCCCTGGCTGACCGCCAAGGAGCTGGAGTCGATCGGATACAACCTGGCGATCTATCCCCTCTCCGGTTGGCTGGCGGCCACCTCGATCCTGCGCAAGATGTTCGCCGAACTGCGCGACACCGGCACCACGCAGGACTTCTGGGACAAGTACGGCCTGCGGATGGGTTTCGACGAGCTGTTCGAGGTCTTCGACTACTCCCGAATCTCGGAGCTCGAGTCCCGGTTCGTCGTACGCACGGACGACGAGTGA
- a CDS encoding C-terminal binding protein, translating to MSAPRVVYTDPAWAVDGAGVFDAARAHVEHEVFGTDVGLDFAPHDRGYATDERLLDAVRGADGLVIYRCPVTPELLDAAGPRCRVVARSGVGIDNLNADLLRTRGVCGFNVPDYCGDEVSTHTVALLLALERHVPLQDRLIRAGRWGIHRGGVPRRTAVRDVGIVGFGRIGRATSRKLQAFYRRVYAYDPYVPADVPAGHGVTAVDSVAELFGVADAVVLHAALTPETEHLIDSGALAHARPGAFLVNTARGRLVDPEAVLAALESGRLGGFGSDVFSPEDPNVGPVTRKLLDRDDVVVSSHRAFLSVESELSLRRRVATGVRALLVDGIPPDQGRVA from the coding sequence GTGAGTGCGCCGCGCGTGGTCTACACCGATCCGGCCTGGGCCGTCGACGGAGCGGGCGTGTTCGACGCTGCCCGCGCCCACGTGGAACATGAGGTGTTCGGCACCGATGTCGGGCTCGACTTCGCGCCCCACGACCGCGGGTACGCCACCGACGAGCGCCTGCTCGACGCGGTGCGCGGTGCCGACGGCCTGGTGATCTACCGCTGTCCGGTGACACCGGAACTGCTCGACGCGGCCGGACCGCGGTGTCGCGTCGTCGCGCGTAGCGGCGTGGGCATCGACAACCTCAACGCCGACCTGCTGCGGACCCGGGGCGTCTGCGGGTTCAACGTGCCCGACTACTGCGGTGACGAGGTGAGCACCCACACCGTCGCCCTGCTGCTCGCGCTGGAACGGCACGTTCCGCTGCAGGACCGGTTGATCCGGGCCGGTCGATGGGGGATCCACCGTGGCGGCGTCCCGCGCCGCACCGCCGTACGGGACGTCGGCATCGTCGGTTTCGGCCGGATCGGCCGGGCCACCTCCCGCAAGCTGCAGGCCTTCTACCGGCGGGTCTACGCCTACGACCCGTACGTGCCCGCGGACGTGCCGGCCGGTCACGGCGTCACGGCGGTGGACAGTGTCGCCGAGCTGTTCGGCGTCGCGGACGCCGTCGTCCTGCACGCCGCACTCACCCCGGAGACCGAGCACCTGATCGACAGCGGCGCGCTGGCCCACGCCCGTCCGGGAGCGTTCCTGGTCAACACCGCGCGTGGCCGCCTGGTCGACCCCGAGGCGGTACTCGCCGCGCTCGAGTCGGGCCGTCTCGGCGGCTTCGGATCGGACGTCTTCTCGCCGGAGGATCCCAACGTCGGCCCGGTCACCCGCAAGCTGCTCGATCGCGACGACGTGGTGGTCAGCTCGCACCGGGCCTTCCTCTCGGTGGAGTCCGAGCTCAGTCTCCGGCGCCGGGTGGCGACCGGCGTTCGCGCCCTGCTGGTCGACGGCATACCGCCGGATCAGGGCCGGGTCGCGTAG
- a CDS encoding non-ribosomal peptide synthetase — translation MRCPVTDAFEAVVDAGPDRAAIMARDRVVSFAELDGRANVVADLVAALPGEPADPVVLTLTDPVEMIAAQLGVLKAGRPFVVVNPHFPVDRRREMRQLLGATTVLCDASGERDASGEPEGLVVPPGHSTVRPAHAAGPDDLAYVLFTSGSTGIPKAVAQTRGDMLQNVRRHVPLGVGPTDRVSLISADGVVTAVSNLVIGLLNGAAVAPYSFRQDGVHGMPEWLAEKKVTMFYGFPSFLRQLAKVVPTGSVPAVRLAYIGGEPVLGRDFAVLGRLFPNAVRATGLNSTETGLTRLFQLPPGAPVPDRIPLGGPVDGVDVRTDGDGRIVIRSRFVKPRLWRQDGLVDLAVPGPDGVPEFVTGDRGELTAEGVLFHRGRSDAMVKIRGFRVEPAEVEDALAKLDGVTEVGVCAYPDEDGELELAAVLTTDQASVTPLTIRADAANLLPQPMVPTTVLIRDTLPHTTNGKLDRGSLAALVVTARTAAPPAPAVPAGDDTYARLRAIWCRVLRTDNIGPDDDFFDLGGTSISALSVISRVRKEFGAPVRLAVMFEQPTLRALTEAVDELGTGR, via the coding sequence ATGCGTTGTCCCGTGACCGATGCCTTCGAGGCCGTCGTCGACGCCGGCCCGGACCGTGCCGCGATCATGGCACGGGACCGGGTGGTGAGTTTCGCCGAACTGGACGGCCGGGCGAACGTGGTGGCCGACCTGGTGGCGGCGCTGCCCGGCGAGCCAGCCGACCCGGTGGTGCTCACCCTCACCGACCCGGTGGAGATGATCGCCGCCCAGCTCGGCGTGCTCAAGGCCGGGCGGCCGTTCGTCGTGGTCAATCCGCACTTTCCGGTCGATCGGCGGCGCGAGATGCGGCAGCTGCTCGGCGCGACGACGGTGCTGTGCGACGCGTCGGGGGAGCGCGACGCGTCGGGGGAGCCGGAAGGGCTGGTGGTTCCGCCGGGTCACTCCACCGTCCGGCCCGCCCACGCCGCCGGTCCGGACGACCTGGCGTACGTGCTGTTCACCTCCGGTTCGACCGGAATCCCGAAGGCTGTCGCGCAGACCCGCGGCGACATGCTGCAGAACGTACGCCGGCACGTGCCGCTGGGTGTGGGCCCCACCGACCGGGTCTCCCTGATCAGCGCGGACGGCGTGGTGACCGCCGTGTCGAACCTGGTGATCGGCCTGCTCAACGGGGCGGCCGTGGCGCCGTACTCGTTCCGGCAGGACGGCGTACACGGCATGCCGGAGTGGCTGGCCGAGAAGAAGGTCACCATGTTCTACGGTTTTCCGTCCTTCCTGCGCCAGCTGGCGAAGGTGGTCCCCACCGGGTCGGTGCCCGCGGTCCGGCTGGCCTACATCGGTGGTGAACCGGTGCTGGGCAGGGACTTCGCGGTGCTGGGGCGGCTGTTCCCGAACGCCGTCCGCGCCACCGGGCTCAACTCCACCGAGACCGGCCTGACCCGGCTGTTCCAGCTGCCACCGGGTGCGCCGGTGCCGGACCGGATTCCACTGGGCGGCCCGGTCGACGGGGTCGACGTGCGGACCGACGGGGACGGCCGGATCGTGATCCGCAGCCGATTCGTCAAGCCCAGGTTGTGGCGTCAGGACGGACTGGTGGACCTTGCCGTGCCCGGCCCGGACGGCGTGCCCGAGTTCGTCACGGGCGACCGCGGGGAGCTGACCGCCGAGGGCGTCCTCTTCCACCGGGGGCGTAGCGACGCGATGGTGAAGATCCGAGGCTTCCGGGTCGAGCCCGCCGAGGTCGAGGACGCCCTCGCCAAGCTGGACGGGGTCACCGAGGTCGGGGTCTGTGCCTACCCCGACGAGGATGGCGAGCTTGAGCTGGCCGCAGTCCTGACCACCGATCAGGCGTCGGTGACCCCGCTGACCATCCGGGCAGACGCGGCGAACCTGCTACCTCAGCCGATGGTGCCGACCACGGTGCTGATCCGGGACACACTGCCGCACACGACCAACGGCAAACTGGACCGCGGGTCCCTCGCGGCGTTGGTCGTCACGGCTCGGACCGCCGCGCCGCCGGCGCCGGCCGTGCCCGCCGGCGACGACACGTACGCACGGCTGCGCGCGATCTGGTGCCGGGTGCTGCGGACCGACAACATCGGCCCGGACGACGACTTCTTCGATCTCGGTGGCACGTCCATCTCGGCCCTCAGTGTGATTTCCCGGGTCCGCAAGGAGTTCGGTGCGCCGGTGCGCCTGGCGGTGATGTTCGAACAGCCGACCCTGCGCGCCCTGACCGAGGCGGTGGACGAACTCGGTACGGGCCGGTGA
- a CDS encoding adenylyltransferase/cytidyltransferase family protein — MSRHPVAVIHGRFQPLHWGHLEYLLAGAERADLLVVGITNPDPTLIAVEQTDPLRGLPESNPFTYYERYLMVEGALREAGVTADRFRIVPFPHSFPERLAYYAPHRAVYLLTVYDEWGDTKVERFRRLGLTTEVMWRRTDKPISGSRVRAAIAAGHDWTDLVPPAVARVIEERDHG, encoded by the coding sequence ATGAGTCGGCACCCGGTCGCGGTGATCCACGGCCGCTTCCAGCCGTTGCACTGGGGCCACCTGGAGTATCTGCTCGCCGGTGCCGAACGCGCCGACCTGCTGGTCGTCGGCATCACCAACCCGGACCCCACGCTGATCGCCGTCGAGCAGACCGACCCGCTGCGCGGGCTGCCGGAGTCCAATCCGTTCACCTACTACGAGCGCTACCTGATGGTGGAGGGCGCGCTGCGTGAGGCGGGAGTCACCGCCGACCGGTTTCGGATCGTGCCGTTCCCGCACAGCTTCCCTGAGCGGCTGGCCTACTACGCACCCCACCGGGCCGTCTACCTGCTGACCGTCTACGACGAGTGGGGCGACACCAAGGTGGAGCGCTTCCGCCGGCTGGGGCTGACCACCGAGGTGATGTGGCGGCGGACCGACAAGCCGATCAGCGGTTCCCGGGTACGGGCCGCGATCGCCGCCGGGCACGACTGGACCGACCTGGTGCCGCCCGCGGTGGCCCGGGTGATCGAGGAGAGAGACCATGGCTGA
- a CDS encoding aldehyde dehydrogenase family protein, translating to MFIDGVRKATGDTRPVHDRWTGAVLGSVALDSAVDVDHAVRSVAARRPALPAEQRARILGRCAELLRQRADEFATRSTAESGVCRRETSREVARACANLEVAAAEAVRLRGEAIPVPGAARLAVTVPEPVGVVAAITPFNRPLNQVVVKLAPAIAAGCTVVLKPSERTPLTALAFAELLLEAGLPAGMLAVVTGDPRTVGPALTGHPLIDMVTFTGSVPAGRAVAAAAAGRKLLLELGGNDPLIVLDDADLDRAASLAADGAFATAGQSCRGIKRVIVTAAVADAFVSRLVVAAAAKRCGDPRDPATDVGPLVDEPAATEVLDRVHAAVAAGARLLLGGTREGALVPPTVLDRVPADAVLVTEETFGPVAPVIRVRDADEAVAVANSTAYGLQAGVLTRDSDAFWRIAERLRVGAVNLGEGPHYDSPHIPFGGVKASGYGREGMRYAIREMSVAKTITVPYGVNDG from the coding sequence ATGTTCATCGACGGAGTCCGGAAGGCGACCGGCGACACCCGCCCGGTCCACGACCGATGGACTGGCGCCGTCCTGGGTTCGGTAGCGCTCGACTCTGCCGTGGACGTGGACCATGCGGTCAGGTCCGTCGCCGCTCGGCGGCCGGCGCTCCCCGCCGAGCAGCGCGCCCGGATCCTCGGCCGGTGCGCGGAGCTGCTCCGCCAGCGCGCGGACGAGTTCGCCACCCGGAGCACCGCGGAATCCGGGGTGTGCCGGCGGGAAACCAGCCGTGAAGTGGCCCGCGCCTGCGCCAACCTGGAGGTGGCCGCGGCGGAGGCCGTGCGGCTGCGGGGCGAGGCGATCCCGGTGCCCGGGGCGGCCCGGCTCGCGGTCACGGTGCCCGAGCCGGTTGGTGTGGTCGCCGCCATCACGCCGTTCAACCGGCCGTTGAACCAGGTGGTGGTCAAGCTGGCACCGGCGATCGCCGCCGGGTGCACGGTGGTGCTCAAACCTTCCGAGCGGACCCCACTGACCGCCCTGGCCTTCGCCGAACTGCTCCTGGAGGCAGGTCTGCCGGCGGGGATGCTGGCGGTGGTCACCGGAGACCCCCGGACGGTCGGACCGGCGCTCACCGGCCACCCGCTGATCGACATGGTCACGTTCACCGGCTCGGTGCCGGCCGGTCGGGCGGTCGCCGCCGCTGCGGCGGGCCGCAAGTTGCTCCTGGAACTGGGCGGCAACGATCCGCTCATCGTGCTGGACGACGCCGACCTGGACCGCGCCGCCAGCCTGGCCGCTGACGGCGCGTTCGCCACCGCGGGGCAGTCCTGTCGCGGGATCAAGCGGGTGATCGTCACGGCCGCGGTGGCTGATGCCTTCGTGTCACGGCTGGTCGTCGCGGCGGCGGCGAAACGCTGCGGTGACCCGCGCGACCCGGCAACCGACGTGGGTCCGCTCGTCGACGAGCCGGCGGCGACCGAGGTGCTGGATCGCGTACACGCCGCGGTGGCGGCCGGGGCCCGGCTGCTGCTCGGTGGCACGCGGGAGGGCGCGCTGGTCCCGCCGACGGTGCTGGACCGGGTCCCGGCCGACGCCGTACTGGTGACCGAGGAGACGTTCGGCCCGGTCGCCCCGGTGATCCGGGTCCGGGACGCGGACGAGGCGGTGGCCGTGGCGAACTCCACCGCGTACGGGTTGCAGGCCGGCGTGCTGACCCGCGACAGCGACGCCTTCTGGCGGATCGCCGAGCGCCTGCGGGTGGGCGCCGTGAACCTGGGCGAGGGACCCCATTACGACTCACCGCACATCCCGTTCGGCGGGGTGAAAGCCAGCGGCTACGGCCGCGAGGGAATGCGGTACGCGATCCGCGAGATGAGTGTCGCCAAGACCATCACGGTGCCGTACGGGGTGAACGATGGTTGA
- the aepY gene encoding phosphonopyruvate decarboxylase yields the protein MIPSTNVLEGLVDHGVTLVSGVPCSYLTPVINQAISDPRVCYLAATQEGEAVAVAAGAWLGGGLGCAIGQNSGLGNMVNPLTSLLHPASIPALLLVTWRGEPGYRDEPQHALMGRTTTDLLDLMEVPWDLLPTEPVRLSRVLSSASRHMSTGRRPYAIVMQKDTVAPATLYEDPVPRSACTVRRSPDPPQLPARAEVLSALLATAPVDAALISATGYTSRELYTLDDRPANFYLVGAMGSAASVGLGVATQTTRPVIVIDGDGGVLMRLGALATVGRYGRAGLVHLVLDNGQHESTGGQSTGSVGIDLAGVAAACGYRDVYTCSSIPELADILPAALAGAGPALIHLPIRAGALGGLGRPTVTPAEVARRFRSFVTAPTETTPVAAAPLTAGEKR from the coding sequence GTGATCCCGTCGACGAACGTGCTGGAAGGGCTGGTCGACCACGGCGTCACGCTGGTCAGCGGTGTGCCGTGCTCCTACCTGACGCCGGTGATCAACCAGGCGATCAGCGATCCCCGGGTGTGCTATCTGGCGGCCACCCAGGAGGGCGAGGCCGTCGCCGTCGCCGCCGGCGCCTGGCTCGGCGGCGGACTCGGCTGCGCGATCGGCCAGAACTCGGGCCTCGGGAACATGGTCAACCCCCTGACGTCACTGCTCCATCCGGCGTCGATCCCCGCGCTGCTGCTCGTCACCTGGCGCGGCGAGCCCGGGTACCGCGACGAGCCGCAGCACGCGTTGATGGGTCGGACCACCACCGACCTGCTCGACCTGATGGAGGTCCCGTGGGATCTGCTGCCCACCGAGCCGGTGCGGCTGTCCCGGGTCCTCAGCTCGGCGTCGCGGCACATGAGCACGGGACGGCGGCCGTACGCCATCGTCATGCAGAAGGACACGGTGGCCCCGGCGACGCTGTACGAGGACCCTGTCCCGAGGTCCGCGTGCACCGTACGCCGGTCGCCGGACCCGCCGCAGCTACCGGCCCGGGCCGAGGTGCTGAGCGCACTGCTCGCCACCGCGCCGGTCGACGCGGCACTGATCTCGGCCACCGGGTACACCAGCCGGGAGCTGTACACACTCGACGACCGCCCGGCCAACTTCTACCTGGTCGGTGCGATGGGGTCGGCGGCGTCGGTCGGGTTGGGCGTGGCCACCCAGACGACCCGGCCGGTCATCGTGATCGACGGCGACGGCGGGGTGCTGATGCGGCTGGGGGCACTGGCGACGGTGGGCCGGTACGGTCGGGCCGGGCTGGTGCATCTGGTGCTCGACAACGGGCAGCACGAATCCACCGGCGGGCAGTCCACCGGGTCCGTCGGCATCGACCTCGCCGGCGTCGCCGCGGCCTGCGGCTACCGCGACGTATACACCTGTTCCTCGATACCGGAACTGGCCGACATCCTGCCGGCGGCGCTCGCCGGGGCCGGGCCCGCCCTCATCCACCTGCCCATCCGCGCCGGGGCGCTGGGCGGGCTGGGGCGCCCCACCGTGACTCCGGCCGAAGTGGCCCGGCGCTTCCGGTCCTTCGTCACCGCCCCAACCGAAACCACCCCGGTCGCCGCAGCGCCGCTGACGGCTGGGGAGAAGCGATGA
- the aepX gene encoding phosphoenolpyruvate mutase: MSYSEIGGGASPSAGVRLRRLLTYGASTQLMGVHDGMSTRIASAEGFAALWASGLCMSTALGVRDSDEASWNQLVALVGTMTQASDRPILVDGDTGYGNFNTARRFVRAADGVGAAGVCLEDKVFPKMNSFFGDGHRLAPVSEFCGKLMACRDGLDDPGFMLVARTETLIAGGTVAEALDRAAAYVEAGADAIFIHSRKPDVGEIADFCRQWGDVRPVIIAPTTYHRTDMSAFQELGIAGVIWANHGMRAAYAAIRDTCRTVLAAESVSGVEDRIAPLKEIFSLYRYEDLEQEEQRYTHWEPRGSRDAGAPVR; this comes from the coding sequence GTGTCCTACTCCGAGATTGGTGGCGGGGCGAGCCCATCGGCCGGTGTCCGCCTGCGTCGACTACTGACCTATGGCGCCAGCACCCAGCTGATGGGCGTGCACGATGGGATGAGCACTCGGATCGCCAGCGCGGAAGGCTTCGCGGCGCTCTGGGCGTCCGGCCTGTGCATGTCGACCGCGCTCGGCGTACGGGACAGCGACGAGGCGTCGTGGAACCAGTTGGTCGCGCTCGTCGGCACCATGACCCAGGCCAGCGACCGACCGATCCTGGTCGACGGTGACACGGGTTACGGCAACTTCAACACCGCCCGACGCTTCGTGAGGGCAGCCGACGGGGTCGGTGCGGCCGGTGTGTGTCTGGAGGACAAGGTGTTCCCGAAGATGAACTCGTTCTTCGGCGACGGACACCGCCTCGCGCCGGTGAGCGAGTTCTGCGGCAAGCTGATGGCCTGCCGCGATGGGCTCGATGATCCAGGGTTCATGCTGGTGGCACGGACGGAGACGCTGATCGCCGGGGGCACCGTCGCCGAGGCGCTGGACCGGGCGGCGGCCTACGTCGAGGCCGGCGCCGACGCGATCTTCATCCACTCACGCAAGCCCGACGTGGGGGAGATCGCGGACTTCTGCCGGCAGTGGGGCGACGTACGCCCGGTGATCATCGCCCCGACCACGTACCACCGCACCGACATGTCGGCCTTCCAGGAACTCGGCATCGCCGGGGTGATCTGGGCCAACCACGGCATGCGGGCCGCCTACGCGGCCATCCGGGACACCTGCCGGACCGTACTGGCTGCGGAGAGCGTCAGCGGCGTCGAGGATCGCATCGCGCCACTCAAGGAGATCTTCTCGCTGTACCGGTACGAGGATCTGGAACAGGAGGAACAGCGGTACACACACTGGGAGCCTCGCGGGTCGCGCGACGCCGGGGCCCCGGTCCGGTGA
- a CDS encoding PhpK family radical SAM P-methyltransferase, translating into MVDCLVIGYHESEVSGDELAMALAETEYIPAPVRSLRRTNVGMHGTYRPYLDALSALRDPGPRGGIWTVAELPSLGTLYLVNYLRRRGHPAEFVNCFTYEKDRLVELLAQQPASVAITTTFYMMPGPVIEIIEFVRQHAPTVPIIVGGPLVDNQCRAGDAAKLQRFLDRTGADVYVWESQGEATLLAVVAALTAGTPLSEVPNLFLRDDAGDWKLTRRRPETNVLDECAVQWSSFDPERLGPTLSTRTARSCAFECAFCDYPERAGKLTLASVETVERELTALAELGVTRVAFIDDTFNVPMRRFKELCRMMARRNFGIEWFSYFRCGHAKEPGVYDLMYEAGCRGVLLGIESGDDRVLRNMDKRATVDDYRFGIEQLRKRNIFTHASFVVGFPGESEETVQNTIDFLNDTAPDTFAVNHWYYLHATPIHVRAPQFDLTGNGYTWSHRTMNSNQALDAADHIFASVREAAWMPVNGLDFWGVPYLLGKGMTPGQITEFLRLAKALTPAARVASGVTAASVAEAEQRFARFCAELPLAAARYHRTEF; encoded by the coding sequence ATGGTTGACTGCCTGGTGATCGGCTATCACGAGAGCGAGGTTTCCGGGGACGAGCTGGCGATGGCTCTCGCCGAGACCGAGTACATCCCGGCGCCGGTGCGCAGCCTGCGCCGCACCAACGTGGGCATGCACGGTACCTACCGTCCGTACCTGGACGCGCTGAGCGCGCTGCGCGACCCGGGTCCCCGGGGTGGTATCTGGACCGTGGCGGAACTGCCCAGTCTGGGCACCCTCTATCTGGTGAACTACCTGCGTCGGCGGGGGCACCCGGCGGAGTTCGTCAACTGCTTCACGTACGAGAAGGACCGGCTGGTCGAACTGCTGGCCCAGCAGCCGGCGTCGGTGGCCATCACGACCACGTTCTACATGATGCCGGGGCCGGTCATCGAGATCATCGAGTTCGTCCGGCAGCACGCCCCGACGGTGCCGATCATCGTGGGCGGCCCGCTGGTGGACAACCAGTGCCGGGCCGGTGACGCGGCAAAGCTGCAGCGGTTCCTCGACCGTACCGGCGCGGACGTGTACGTGTGGGAGTCGCAGGGGGAGGCCACCCTGCTCGCGGTGGTGGCCGCCCTGACCGCCGGCACACCGCTGTCCGAGGTGCCGAACCTGTTCCTGCGTGACGATGCCGGCGACTGGAAGCTGACCCGGCGTCGGCCGGAGACGAACGTGCTCGACGAGTGCGCGGTGCAGTGGTCGTCGTTCGACCCGGAGCGGCTGGGCCCCACGTTGTCGACCCGGACCGCGCGCAGTTGCGCGTTCGAGTGTGCGTTCTGCGACTACCCGGAGCGCGCCGGCAAGCTCACCCTGGCCAGCGTCGAAACGGTGGAGCGGGAGTTGACGGCGCTGGCGGAGCTGGGCGTCACCCGGGTGGCGTTCATCGACGACACCTTCAACGTGCCGATGCGTCGGTTCAAGGAGCTGTGCCGGATGATGGCCCGGCGGAACTTCGGCATCGAGTGGTTCTCCTATTTCCGGTGCGGGCACGCGAAGGAGCCGGGAGTCTACGACCTGATGTACGAGGCCGGCTGCCGTGGGGTGCTGCTGGGCATCGAGTCGGGCGACGACCGGGTGCTGCGCAACATGGACAAGCGGGCCACCGTGGACGACTACCGGTTCGGCATCGAGCAGCTACGCAAGCGCAACATCTTCACCCATGCCTCGTTCGTGGTCGGCTTTCCCGGCGAGAGCGAGGAGACGGTGCAGAACACCATCGACTTCCTCAACGACACCGCGCCGGACACCTTCGCCGTCAACCACTGGTACTACCTGCACGCCACGCCGATCCACGTGCGCGCCCCGCAGTTCGACCTGACCGGCAACGGCTACACCTGGTCGCACCGCACGATGAACTCCAACCAGGCCCTCGACGCGGCCGACCACATCTTCGCGTCGGTGCGGGAGGCCGCCTGGATGCCGGTCAACGGGCTGGACTTCTGGGGGGTGCCCTACCTGCTCGGCAAGGGGATGACCCCGGGCCAGATCACCGAGTTCCTGCGCCTGGCCAAGGCGCTCACGCCGGCCGCCCGGGTGGCGTCCGGGGTGACCGCCGCGTCGGTCGCCGAAGCGGAGCAGCGCTTCGCGCGGTTCTGTGCGGAGCTGCCGCTGGCGGCGGCGCGCTACCACCGCACCGAGTTCTGA
- a CDS encoding CMP-5'-phosphonoformate--3-phosphoglycerate phosphonoformyl transferase, giving the protein MADGRIIIIALCGGADRPIGALGGRTPFEAATTPHLDALARRGASGLLEVIAPDVPPESDSGTMALLGYDPVRHYTGRGPLEGLGMGFWSAGGTPVAFRINFASWDPRTGQLDRRTSRDLADEDLAVLVAEIVAGVRLGDGLHFELTGFARHRGILAFSSTGLPLSGRVSNTDPGFANVGAFGIPVKTPENRPLPCRALVDDPAAHRTAAVVNEFVTASAEVLQRSEVNRRRVAQGRRPANLLLIRDGGDTLPTLPPFAGGSLRMYGQVPAERGLASLIGADFVVARKGPGQTDAEFYAELVPRLLADPSDVVFAHLKGPDEPGHDGQPAAKTAAIADIDCAFVGPLVAGLRPADTLVVTCDHATPCELGIHSPDPVPTVVAGPGVTPDDIVSFGERDAGGGGLPVHRASELMPWLTALRTADLRVG; this is encoded by the coding sequence ATGGCTGACGGACGCATCATCATCATCGCGCTGTGCGGCGGCGCCGACCGGCCGATCGGCGCGCTGGGTGGCCGGACGCCGTTCGAGGCCGCCACCACCCCACACCTGGACGCGCTCGCGCGGCGTGGGGCCAGCGGCCTGCTCGAGGTGATCGCGCCCGACGTGCCCCCGGAGTCGGACTCCGGCACGATGGCGCTGCTCGGCTACGACCCGGTACGCCACTACACCGGCCGGGGCCCGTTGGAGGGGCTCGGCATGGGGTTCTGGTCCGCCGGAGGCACCCCGGTGGCATTCCGGATCAACTTCGCCAGCTGGGACCCGCGGACCGGGCAGCTCGACCGGCGTACCTCCCGGGACCTGGCCGACGAGGACCTCGCGGTGTTGGTGGCGGAGATCGTCGCCGGCGTACGGCTGGGTGACGGGCTGCACTTCGAGCTGACCGGCTTCGCCCGGCACCGTGGCATCCTGGCCTTTTCCAGCACCGGCCTGCCGTTGTCGGGGCGGGTGAGCAACACCGACCCGGGATTCGCCAACGTGGGGGCGTTCGGCATCCCGGTCAAGACCCCGGAGAACCGCCCGCTGCCCTGCCGGGCACTGGTGGACGACCCGGCGGCGCACCGTACCGCGGCGGTGGTCAACGAGTTCGTCACGGCCAGCGCGGAGGTGCTGCAGCGCAGCGAGGTGAACCGGCGGCGCGTGGCGCAGGGTCGGCGGCCGGCCAACCTGCTGTTGATCCGCGACGGCGGGGACACCCTGCCCACGCTGCCCCCGTTCGCTGGCGGGTCGCTGCGGATGTACGGGCAGGTCCCGGCCGAACGCGGGCTGGCCTCGCTGATCGGCGCCGACTTCGTGGTGGCCCGGAAGGGACCGGGGCAGACCGACGCCGAGTTCTACGCCGAGCTGGTGCCGCGCCTGCTGGCCGACCCGAGCGACGTGGTGTTCGCCCACCTCAAGGGACCGGACGAGCCGGGGCACGACGGGCAGCCGGCCGCGAAGACGGCCGCGATCGCCGACATCGACTGCGCATTCGTCGGTCCGTTGGTCGCCGGGCTCCGCCCGGCCGACACGCTGGTGGTCACCTGCGATCACGCCACCCCATGCGAGCTGGGCATTCACTCGCCGGACCCGGTGCCGACCGTGGTCGCCGGCCCCGGGGTGACGCCGGACGACATCGTCTCGTTCGGCGAACGCGACGCGGGTGGGGGAGGTCTGCCGGTCCACCGGGCCAGCGAACTGATGCCGTGGTTGACCGCCCTCCGCACCGCCGACCTCCGGGTGGGCTGA